From the Chitinophaga lutea genome, one window contains:
- a CDS encoding FMN-binding glutamate synthase family protein has product MRKGFIISAIIGIIGSFLLGYYASPWWYVLLAIVVALFIMGINDMRQTRHSIMRTYPVFGRMRYWMEALRPKMYQYFVESDIDGRPINRIDRSTIYQRAKQEMDTMPFGTQLDVYEEGYEWMSHSISPKDFHKLDHNPRVTIGNKDCKQPYSASIFNVSAMSFGSLSSNAIEALNAGARIGNFAHNTGEGGISPYHLKHNGDIIWQVGTGYFGCRDEEGKFSPELFTQTASAPQIKMIELKLSQGAKPGHGGILPAKKNTPEIAAIRHVKPHTTIYSPPYHSAFSTPRELVQFLHQMRQLSGGKPVGMKLCIGRKSEFIGICKAMIELDTYPDFITVDGGEGGTGAAPQEFSNHVGAPLLDGLAFVHNMLTGFNIRHHIKIIASGKILSGFHLLRAVALGADACNSARAMMMALGCIQALQCNSNKCPTGVATQDPALAIGLVVADKKQRVANYHEDTVKTFVELMGAAGIDDYKKLTRSHIYRRVFMNEVRTLEDIFPSLEPSCMLVNKIPERYKQDFEMAHADRWY; this is encoded by the coding sequence ATGCGGAAAGGATTTATTATCAGTGCGATCATCGGCATCATCGGCAGTTTTTTACTGGGCTATTACGCCAGCCCCTGGTGGTATGTGTTGCTGGCCATTGTTGTGGCGCTTTTTATCATGGGCATTAACGACATGCGGCAGACGCGCCACTCCATCATGCGCACCTACCCGGTATTCGGCCGGATGCGTTACTGGATGGAAGCGCTGCGGCCCAAAATGTACCAGTATTTCGTGGAGTCCGACATCGACGGGCGGCCCATCAACCGGATAGACCGGTCTACCATTTACCAGCGCGCCAAACAGGAAATGGACACCATGCCCTTCGGTACGCAGCTGGATGTGTATGAAGAAGGATATGAGTGGATGAGCCATTCCATTTCCCCGAAAGATTTTCACAAGCTCGATCATAACCCGCGCGTGACGATCGGCAATAAGGACTGTAAACAGCCTTATTCCGCCAGCATCTTCAACGTGTCGGCCATGAGCTTCGGCTCGCTGAGCAGCAACGCCATCGAGGCGCTGAATGCGGGCGCCAGAATCGGGAACTTCGCGCACAATACCGGCGAAGGCGGCATCAGTCCGTATCACCTCAAACATAACGGCGACATCATCTGGCAGGTAGGCACCGGATACTTCGGCTGCCGCGACGAAGAAGGGAAATTTTCCCCCGAGCTGTTCACGCAGACGGCGTCGGCCCCGCAGATCAAAATGATAGAGCTGAAACTGTCGCAGGGCGCCAAACCCGGGCACGGCGGTATTCTGCCGGCCAAAAAGAACACGCCCGAAATCGCGGCCATCCGGCACGTGAAGCCGCATACCACCATTTATTCCCCGCCCTATCACAGCGCGTTCAGCACGCCGCGCGAGCTCGTGCAGTTCCTGCACCAGATGCGCCAGCTCTCCGGCGGCAAACCGGTGGGCATGAAACTGTGCATCGGGCGGAAAAGCGAGTTTATCGGCATCTGTAAAGCGATGATCGAGCTAGACACCTATCCCGATTTCATCACCGTAGACGGCGGCGAAGGCGGCACCGGCGCGGCGCCGCAGGAGTTCTCCAACCACGTGGGCGCTCCCCTGCTCGACGGCCTCGCGTTCGTGCACAACATGCTGACAGGCTTCAACATCCGCCATCACATCAAGATCATCGCCTCCGGCAAGATCCTCTCCGGCTTCCACCTGCTGCGGGCCGTAGCCCTCGGCGCCGACGCCTGCAACAGCGCCCGCGCGATGATGATGGCCCTCGGCTGCATCCAGGCGCTGCAGTGCAACTCGAACAAATGCCCCACCGGTGTGGCCACCCAAGACCCCGCCCTGGCCATCGGCCTGGTGGTGGCCGATAAAAAACAGCGTGTCGCCAATTACCACGAAGACACCGTGAAAACCTTCGTGGAGCTGATGGGCGCCGCCGGCATCGACGATTACAAAAAACTCACCCGTTCGCATATTTACCGCCGCGTATTCATGAACGAAGTGCGGACGCTGGAGGACATTTTCCCCAGCCTGGAGCCCAGCTGCATGCTGGTCAACAAAATCCCCGAACGGTATAAGCAGGATTTCGAAATGGCGCATGCCGACCGGTGGTATTAA
- a CDS encoding AAA family ATPase: MKEDIMWTISENKTWTYLEERFPWVQVMQEVPQDRIHHAEGNVAVHTQMVLRALEEDTAWQNLAALDRETLWAAALLHDVEKASTTVTEADGRITSKGHARKGAQTAGRILYRDTPTPFAIREAVCGLVRHHSLPLWLLEKRDPLKTLIQASLEVNTEWLAILARADVRGRIATDIPDLLYRVDCFEEFCKEHACWGATRPFASGEALLHYLEKEDAHADYVPFEQQQPKVVLMSGLPGAGKDTFIKKHYPDWPVVSLDGIRGQRNIVHGDKTGNGQAIQAAKELARQYLRKKQPFVWNATNITRQMRAQLISLFRDYKAHVTLVYLEVPYAQLTAQNRNREAAVPAAALDKLVNKLEVPARWEAQEVIYVTGQPAKTLS, from the coding sequence ATGAAGGAGGACATTATGTGGACCATCAGTGAAAATAAAACCTGGACATACCTCGAAGAACGATTCCCCTGGGTGCAGGTCATGCAGGAAGTTCCGCAGGACCGCATCCATCACGCCGAGGGCAACGTAGCCGTACATACGCAGATGGTGCTGCGCGCGCTCGAAGAAGACACCGCCTGGCAAAACCTCGCCGCGCTGGACCGGGAAACCCTCTGGGCGGCCGCCCTGCTGCACGACGTGGAAAAAGCCAGCACCACGGTAACGGAGGCCGACGGCCGCATCACCTCGAAGGGGCACGCACGGAAAGGCGCGCAAACCGCCGGGCGTATCCTGTACCGCGACACTCCCACGCCTTTCGCCATCCGCGAGGCGGTATGCGGTTTGGTGCGGCACCACAGCCTGCCGCTGTGGCTGCTCGAGAAGCGCGATCCGCTGAAAACGCTCATACAGGCCAGCCTGGAAGTGAACACCGAATGGCTTGCCATACTGGCGCGGGCCGACGTGCGCGGCCGCATTGCGACGGACATACCGGATTTGTTATACCGTGTCGATTGTTTCGAAGAGTTCTGCAAGGAGCACGCCTGCTGGGGCGCCACCCGCCCCTTCGCTTCCGGCGAGGCGCTGCTGCACTACCTCGAAAAAGAAGACGCACACGCGGACTATGTGCCTTTCGAACAGCAGCAGCCGAAGGTGGTGCTGATGAGCGGCCTCCCCGGCGCGGGCAAGGACACGTTCATCAAAAAACATTACCCGGACTGGCCGGTGGTGTCGCTCGACGGCATCCGCGGGCAACGCAACATCGTGCACGGGGATAAGACCGGCAATGGCCAGGCCATCCAGGCCGCGAAGGAACTGGCGCGCCAATACCTGCGCAAAAAACAGCCTTTTGTGTGGAATGCCACCAACATCACGCGGCAGATGCGCGCCCAGCTTATCAGCCTGTTCCGCGACTATAAAGCGCATGTAACGCTCGTGTATCTCGAAGTGCCGTATGCGCAGCTCACCGCGCAGAACAGAAACCGCGAAGCGGCGGTGCCCGCGGCGGCGCTCGACAAACTGGTGAACAAGCTCGAAGTGCCGGCCAGGTGGGAAGCGCAGGAAGTGATATATGTTACGGGTCAGCCCGCAAAAACACTTTCCTGA
- a CDS encoding RNA ligase family protein, with protein MAISEKYGRTYHYPFSPGTSSDDRIQHDYWAHLSKIPQLVHTEKLDGENNCLSRHGVFARSHAAPTVSPWTESIRRFWQLVKNDLGDLEIFGENLYAVHSLRYRQLPAHFFVFGVRELGRWLSWEETKFYAAMLGLPTVPELGICAPPASQQVFEHDVLAIVKGPGAFAPCDAHSGTPATMEGIVTRNVNGYGVEDFSRNVFKYVRKGHVQTDQHWTRNWQRAPLNHEGGHYVDHQ; from the coding sequence ATGGCTATCTCAGAAAAATACGGCCGTACCTACCATTACCCTTTTTCGCCCGGGACCAGCAGCGACGACAGGATTCAGCATGATTATTGGGCGCATCTTTCAAAGATTCCCCAGCTCGTGCATACGGAAAAACTCGACGGGGAAAACAACTGCCTCTCGCGGCACGGGGTGTTTGCGCGCTCGCATGCGGCGCCCACCGTTTCACCGTGGACCGAAAGCATCCGCCGATTCTGGCAGCTGGTGAAAAACGACCTCGGCGACCTCGAAATATTCGGGGAAAACCTCTATGCGGTGCACTCTCTCCGGTACCGGCAACTCCCCGCCCACTTCTTCGTGTTCGGGGTCAGGGAACTGGGCCGCTGGCTGAGCTGGGAGGAAACGAAATTCTACGCCGCCATGCTCGGCCTGCCCACGGTACCGGAACTGGGGATATGCGCCCCGCCCGCCTCGCAGCAGGTATTCGAGCACGACGTACTGGCCATCGTCAAAGGGCCCGGGGCTTTCGCCCCCTGCGACGCCCACAGCGGAACACCGGCCACCATGGAAGGCATCGTTACCCGCAATGTAAACGGATACGGCGTGGAGGATTTTTCCCGCAACGTATTCAAATATGTAAGAAAAGGGCACGTTCAGACGGACCAGCACTGGACCCGCAACTGGCAACGCGCCCCGTTAAATCATGAAGGAGGACATTATGTGGACCATCAGTGA
- a CDS encoding Kelch repeat-containing protein, with protein sequence MAGILEFSIPSLAKPFIINQFNRSVYNPDSVHYTTDLTALKATFTLPPGATLKIGDVVQESGVTVNDFSKPVVYTVVAEDGKTMHNYTASILLTLDPKAVTWRRLSAEGFGAFQDASTAVFLGRVYSAAFTLNSSTPNTWGLYFTGDGNAWTRVRAADDKKDSIPLAAHGRLVAFKEKLWLLGGLRKDAVLNTIWSTSDGQAWTRSDAADPSTRWSPRERLNAVVAGDALWVIGGNEYPANGNPAVSGKALNDVWSSVDGLVWTKRVAAAAFPARSNPAVFLYKNRIYLAGGADNNKQYLNDIWYTENGLEWKQVATVTPPPAREGYKILVNKSQLLLVGGTNGANTYGDLWVSEDDGVNWKQITDPKDSRSLPADFPKRAYYDAFTSGRTIWILGGLDNTSPVKEIWLGSMN encoded by the coding sequence ATGGCGGGCATACTGGAATTCAGCATTCCGTCGCTGGCCAAACCGTTTATCATTAACCAGTTTAACCGTTCGGTGTACAACCCCGACAGCGTACATTACACGACCGACCTGACGGCCCTGAAAGCGACATTCACACTGCCGCCCGGCGCCACTCTGAAAATAGGGGATGTGGTGCAGGAATCCGGCGTAACGGTGAATGATTTCTCCAAACCGGTGGTTTACACGGTGGTGGCGGAAGACGGTAAAACCATGCATAATTATACCGCAAGTATCCTGCTCACGCTGGATCCAAAGGCGGTAACCTGGCGGCGGCTCTCTGCCGAAGGTTTCGGCGCTTTCCAGGACGCCAGCACCGCGGTGTTTCTCGGCCGCGTATATTCGGCGGCATTCACCCTCAACAGCAGTACACCCAATACCTGGGGCCTTTATTTTACCGGCGACGGCAATGCCTGGACGCGCGTAAGGGCCGCGGACGATAAAAAGGATTCCATTCCCCTGGCCGCTCACGGCCGCCTGGTTGCTTTTAAAGAAAAGCTCTGGCTGCTGGGAGGACTGCGGAAAGATGCGGTGCTGAACACGATCTGGAGCACTTCCGACGGGCAGGCATGGACGCGCTCCGATGCTGCCGACCCCTCCACGCGCTGGAGCCCCCGGGAACGCCTCAACGCGGTAGTCGCCGGCGACGCGCTTTGGGTCATCGGCGGGAACGAATACCCCGCCAATGGCAACCCCGCCGTGAGCGGCAAGGCGCTGAACGATGTATGGAGCAGCGTGGACGGACTGGTGTGGACGAAGAGAGTGGCCGCCGCGGCATTCCCGGCACGTTCCAACCCCGCCGTGTTCCTCTACAAAAACCGGATATATCTCGCCGGCGGTGCGGACAACAACAAACAATACCTCAACGATATCTGGTACACGGAAAACGGGCTGGAATGGAAACAGGTGGCAACGGTAACCCCACCGCCCGCACGGGAGGGGTACAAGATCCTGGTGAACAAAAGCCAGCTGCTGCTCGTCGGCGGCACCAACGGCGCCAATACGTACGGCGACCTGTGGGTATCCGAAGACGACGGCGTGAACTGGAAACAGATCACCGACCCGAAAGATTCCCGGTCCCTGCCCGCAGATTTTCCCAAACGCGCTTATTACGACGCCTTTACCAGCGGCAGAACGATCTGGATACTTGGCGGCCTCGATAATACCTCACCCGTGAAAGAGATCTGGCTGGGCAGTATGAACTGA
- a CDS encoding AGE family epimerase/isomerase: protein MQEQLRQALQAELNAILDFWLQHSMDEKFGGFYGKLFNDNRPDPFAVKGAVLNAGILRAFSAAYQATQHAPYLQAAHRAFSYIAEYFLDKEYGGVVWSVDYTGNPVETKKQVYAIARVIDAFSEYYKVSQHQVAKDRATGLYSLLQLYGYDCVCGGYLQAFSRDWKEISDLRMFTRDANEKKSANTHLQILDAYVNLYSIWPDEGLKTHIRDLLVVFHEKIVDKKTGHLQLFFEEDWLVKSNTVSYGYDMQASWLLPAAAKAIGDEAMQEKSAVLAIQLVEAAKAGQDTDGGFWNEFAPDNQHLVMEKLWWPQAEAITGLINAWQLSANPAYLESANQVWQFVCDHLRDRKNGEWFWGVRKDRTVMDEEKVGMWKTPNHNSRVCMEALKRL from the coding sequence ATGCAGGAACAACTCAGACAGGCATTGCAGGCGGAATTGAACGCGATTCTCGATTTCTGGCTGCAGCACAGCATGGATGAAAAATTCGGCGGTTTTTACGGCAAGCTGTTCAACGACAACCGGCCCGACCCGTTCGCCGTCAAAGGCGCGGTGTTGAATGCGGGGATCCTGCGCGCCTTCTCGGCCGCCTACCAGGCCACCCAGCATGCGCCGTACCTGCAGGCCGCGCACCGGGCTTTCTCTTATATTGCGGAATACTTTTTAGACAAGGAATACGGCGGCGTGGTGTGGAGCGTGGACTATACCGGCAACCCCGTCGAAACCAAAAAACAGGTGTATGCCATCGCCCGCGTGATCGACGCGTTCAGCGAATATTACAAAGTGTCGCAGCACCAGGTGGCGAAAGACAGGGCTACCGGCCTCTACAGCCTGCTCCAGTTATACGGCTACGATTGTGTGTGCGGCGGATACCTGCAGGCCTTCAGCCGCGACTGGAAAGAGATCAGCGACCTGCGCATGTTCACCCGCGACGCGAATGAAAAAAAATCCGCCAACACCCATCTCCAGATACTCGACGCTTATGTGAACCTGTATTCCATCTGGCCCGACGAGGGACTGAAAACGCACATCCGCGACCTGCTGGTGGTGTTCCACGAAAAGATCGTGGATAAAAAAACAGGGCATCTGCAGCTGTTTTTTGAAGAAGACTGGCTGGTCAAAAGCAATACGGTTTCTTACGGTTACGATATGCAGGCCAGCTGGTTATTACCCGCGGCGGCCAAAGCGATCGGCGATGAAGCCATGCAGGAAAAGTCGGCGGTGCTGGCTATCCAGCTGGTGGAAGCCGCCAAAGCCGGCCAGGATACCGACGGTGGGTTCTGGAACGAATTTGCGCCCGATAACCAGCACCTCGTTATGGAAAAACTCTGGTGGCCGCAGGCCGAGGCCATCACCGGCCTCATCAATGCCTGGCAGCTCAGTGCAAACCCGGCTTACCTGGAGTCTGCGAACCAGGTGTGGCAGTTTGTCTGCGATCACCTCCGCGACCGTAAAAACGGCGAATGGTTCTGGGGTGTGCGTAAAGACAGAACGGTGATGGATGAGGAAAAAGTGGGCATGTGGAAAACGCCCAACCACAACAGCCGCGTGTGTATGGAAGCACTGAAGCGGCTATAG
- a CDS encoding response regulator, whose translation MPIRLLIADDHQLLIDGLTAVLQENPEWEILEPVNNGRALLSRLAETPVDFLLLDLNMPQIDGIRALELIRKEYRHLKILVLTNYNQPQLLAEVKKLGADGYMLKNATAAALKSAIAGMLEGRPYFEELLPAQTQLPPYFLDEFMKKYHLTKREVEIIKMVGSELTSKEIGDQLCISELTVNTHRKNILRKLELKNTTGLLNFAKQHGIL comes from the coding sequence ATGCCTATCCGCTTACTGATCGCAGACGATCACCAGTTGCTCATCGATGGCCTGACGGCCGTGCTGCAGGAAAACCCGGAATGGGAAATACTCGAGCCGGTGAACAACGGCCGCGCATTGCTCAGCAGGCTGGCGGAAACGCCGGTCGACTTTTTACTGCTCGACCTGAATATGCCGCAGATAGACGGCATCCGTGCACTGGAACTGATCCGGAAAGAATACCGGCACCTGAAAATACTTGTGCTCACCAATTACAACCAGCCGCAACTGCTGGCGGAAGTAAAGAAGCTGGGCGCCGACGGCTACATGCTCAAAAACGCCACGGCCGCCGCGCTGAAAAGCGCCATCGCCGGCATGCTGGAAGGCCGGCCTTACTTCGAGGAGCTGCTGCCCGCGCAGACGCAGTTGCCGCCTTATTTCCTGGATGAGTTCATGAAAAAATACCATCTCACCAAAAGAGAAGTGGAGATCATCAAAATGGTGGGCAGTGAATTGACGAGTAAGGAGATCGGGGACCAGTTGTGTATTTCGGAGCTGACGGTGAACACACACCGGAAAAACATCCTGCGGAAGCTGGAACTGAAGAACACCACCGGCCTGCTGAACTTCGCGAAACAGCACGGGATACTGTAA
- a CDS encoding sensor histidine kinase gives MPRALLITGLLLLHIFAKAQAPVFTVYEDKSREMQAPAVYAAFQEGRFKPLPSAFLNPGFTTSIFWIALTGVPPGQDWCLVADNAHINHLELYAVAGAPRLLHITGDFHPFAQRPLVHNTFVFPLQPVAPLYLLKVEKHHESLQAPLYLRTREQLQQQQVTDALANGIFTGIIVLIILFGCFLFCTTRDAVYGWYAIYVTSVLLWIWANKGLGFHYIWPGSSFFPSRSRPLFVFLNLILALQFITAYTGIRRSWPIRLFQGVWLVFVVLVLWPVPYTRFVEASMRIQQALPLFSMAAVLFVTYTLVRKALQKNRAALIYLVANVMLLVFVVLENLYHLGKVQLPSFVAHYGIFTGVALEMIIITFGLAARFSSYRKEKEAALVALNRQQKALTDTIVTVEEKERKALADRLHDELGAMLALTSLQVNAGKTEQAAGLLQEISHTVRTISHQLTPVAMEKYGFRHAVEDMVQQANASGQIHIELIIIGFTEDRQRPLNFLHTLYRLVQELLQNILKHAGAANVLIQLIEHDDSCSLMVEDNGKGMPPERAAPGLLRSVHAKVGYLEGHMNIDSTPGKGTIIDITLPLPEKLNS, from the coding sequence ATGCCGAGAGCCTTGCTGATAACCGGCTTGTTGCTGTTGCACATCTTTGCAAAAGCGCAAGCGCCGGTGTTTACGGTATATGAAGACAAGAGCCGAGAAATGCAGGCTCCTGCCGTGTATGCGGCCTTCCAGGAAGGCAGGTTCAAACCGCTGCCCTCCGCTTTTCTCAATCCCGGCTTCACCACCTCGATATTCTGGATAGCGCTGACCGGCGTGCCGCCCGGCCAGGACTGGTGCCTGGTAGCAGACAATGCGCACATCAACCACCTCGAGCTGTATGCCGTTGCAGGTGCTCCCCGGCTGCTGCACATCACCGGCGATTTCCATCCTTTTGCGCAGCGCCCCCTCGTGCACAATACATTCGTTTTTCCGCTGCAGCCGGTAGCTCCGCTCTACCTGCTGAAAGTCGAGAAACACCACGAGTCGCTGCAGGCGCCGCTGTACCTCCGCACGCGGGAACAATTGCAGCAGCAACAGGTAACGGATGCGCTCGCGAATGGCATATTCACCGGTATCATCGTCCTTATCATTTTATTCGGCTGTTTCCTTTTTTGCACCACCCGTGATGCGGTGTACGGCTGGTACGCGATTTACGTGACCAGCGTGCTGCTCTGGATATGGGCCAACAAAGGGCTGGGCTTCCATTACATCTGGCCCGGTTCCTCCTTTTTCCCCAGCCGCTCGCGGCCTTTGTTCGTGTTCCTGAACCTCATACTCGCCCTGCAATTCATCACCGCGTACACCGGCATCCGCAGGAGCTGGCCCATCCGCCTGTTCCAGGGTGTGTGGCTGGTGTTTGTCGTGCTGGTGCTCTGGCCCGTGCCGTACACCCGTTTCGTGGAAGCCAGCATGCGCATCCAGCAGGCGCTGCCATTGTTTTCAATGGCGGCCGTGCTGTTCGTCACTTATACGCTTGTCCGCAAGGCCCTGCAAAAAAACAGGGCCGCGCTCATTTACCTGGTGGCCAACGTGATGCTGCTGGTATTCGTCGTGCTCGAAAACCTGTACCATCTCGGGAAGGTGCAGCTACCCTCCTTCGTGGCGCATTACGGCATCTTCACCGGCGTGGCGCTGGAAATGATCATCATTACGTTCGGGCTGGCGGCACGTTTTTCGAGCTACCGGAAAGAAAAGGAAGCGGCGCTGGTGGCTTTGAACCGGCAACAGAAAGCACTGACGGATACCATCGTAACAGTGGAAGAAAAAGAAAGAAAAGCCCTCGCCGACCGCCTGCACGACGAACTGGGCGCCATGCTGGCGCTGACCTCGCTGCAGGTGAATGCGGGAAAAACAGAACAGGCAGCCGGACTGCTGCAGGAAATCAGCCACACCGTGCGCACCATCAGCCACCAGCTCACACCCGTCGCCATGGAAAAATACGGGTTCCGGCATGCCGTGGAAGACATGGTGCAGCAGGCGAATGCATCGGGTCAGATCCATATCGAGCTGATCATCATCGGGTTTACGGAAGACCGGCAACGGCCGCTCAACTTCCTGCACACGCTCTATCGGCTCGTACAGGAGCTGCTGCAGAACATCCTGAAACATGCCGGCGCCGCCAATGTGCTCATCCAGCTGATTGAGCACGACGACAGCTGCTCGCTGATGGTGGAAGACAACGGGAAAGGCATGCCGCCGGAACGGGCAGCGCCGGGGCTTTTGCGCAGCGTGCACGCCAAGGTGGGCTACCTCGAAGGACATATGAACATCGACAGTACGCCCGGCAAAGGCACCATCATCGACATCACTTTACCCTTACCTGAAAAATTGAATAGCTGA
- a CDS encoding DoxX family protein gives MIVLLVLLTAFGIALLALKAITKVWNPWLSGCIAMCVMLCFTAMGHFVYLEGMQMMLPEAVPFKRELIILTGLLEIAGGIGLLFQRYRRWAAILLIIFFVLVLPANIYAALHHIDYQNATTGGKGPGYLWLRVPLQLVLIGWVWFFGLRANRTSQAN, from the coding sequence ATGATTGTGTTGCTGGTATTATTGACGGCATTCGGCATCGCGCTGCTGGCGCTGAAAGCGATTACGAAAGTCTGGAATCCCTGGCTGAGCGGGTGCATCGCCATGTGTGTGATGCTCTGTTTTACGGCCATGGGGCATTTCGTGTACCTAGAGGGCATGCAGATGATGCTGCCGGAGGCAGTGCCTTTCAAACGGGAGCTGATCATCCTCACCGGCCTGCTGGAAATTGCGGGCGGAATTGGATTATTGTTCCAGCGTTACCGCCGCTGGGCCGCTATTTTGCTGATCATCTTTTTTGTACTGGTATTGCCGGCCAATATTTACGCGGCGCTGCACCATATCGACTATCAAAACGCCACTACGGGCGGCAAAGGCCCGGGCTATCTGTGGCTGCGGGTTCCCCTGCAGCTGGTGCTGATCGGGTGGGTGTGGTTCTTCGGCCTGCGGGCCAACCGCACGTCGCAGGCGAATTAG
- a CDS encoding sialidase family protein — translation MKSCIVLSAWFLHIACSKPAQPSETGVPETKSATSVQAAAAPNHTSMLLFNGGNESIYHSFRIPSIVKTKNGTLIAFAEGRRWSPSDWGDINVVFKRSTNNGSTWSALGEVVGSGNGTWGNPTAVYDWNYGTNGRVWVFMSWNDANKQAWSDITAWGDRRVFSSYSDDHGATWSVPQDMSNTLLPPNYTWDAMGPGIGIQTVVNTPGRLIIPAFGRNIYSDDHGQTWQYQLIPGGTDEGTIVELMNGSLLRNDRPGTTLWNAAKRRRKSVGTIAGGFAAWTVDNTLNDPKCEGSMIRYNTDTPHRIIFLNPNTTDKRCNMTVRISYDDGATWAKSRPIYDWNTCDYASITVAKGGYSSMIKTSDYHVGALIEINEDVHASSTSNKSIEFHKFNLPWILNGTTEP, via the coding sequence ATGAAAAGTTGCATTGTTCTCTCCGCATGGTTCCTGCACATTGCCTGCAGCAAACCTGCCCAGCCTTCCGAAACAGGCGTCCCCGAAACGAAAAGCGCCACCAGTGTACAGGCGGCGGCCGCACCGAACCACACGAGCATGTTGCTCTTCAACGGCGGCAACGAAAGCATTTATCATTCTTTCCGCATTCCTTCCATCGTCAAAACCAAAAACGGCACCCTCATCGCGTTTGCGGAAGGCAGGCGATGGAGCCCGAGCGACTGGGGCGACATCAACGTGGTGTTCAAACGCTCCACCAACAATGGCTCCACCTGGTCGGCCCTCGGCGAAGTGGTGGGCAGCGGCAACGGCACCTGGGGAAATCCCACGGCGGTGTACGACTGGAACTACGGCACCAACGGCCGGGTATGGGTGTTCATGTCGTGGAACGATGCCAATAAACAGGCCTGGAGCGATATTACGGCCTGGGGCGACCGGCGGGTGTTTTCGTCTTACAGCGACGATCACGGCGCTACCTGGTCTGTTCCGCAGGACATGAGCAACACATTGCTGCCGCCCAATTACACCTGGGACGCCATGGGCCCCGGCATCGGCATACAGACGGTGGTGAACACACCGGGCCGCCTCATCATCCCGGCGTTCGGCCGTAATATCTACAGCGACGATCACGGGCAAACCTGGCAGTACCAGCTCATTCCCGGCGGTACCGACGAAGGCACCATCGTGGAGCTGATGAACGGCAGCCTGCTGCGCAACGACCGGCCGGGCACCACGCTGTGGAACGCCGCCAAGCGCCGCCGCAAATCGGTGGGCACCATCGCGGGCGGATTTGCCGCATGGACGGTCGACAATACACTCAACGATCCCAAATGCGAAGGCTCGATGATCCGGTACAACACCGACACGCCGCACCGCATCATCTTCCTCAATCCCAATACGACCGACAAACGTTGCAATATGACCGTGCGCATCAGTTACGACGACGGCGCCACCTGGGCCAAAAGCAGGCCCATCTACGACTGGAACACCTGCGACTATGCGTCCATCACCGTCGCCAAAGGCGGGTATTCCAGCATGATCAAAACATCGGATTATCACGTAGGCGCACTGATCGAAATCAATGAAGACGTACATGCGAGCAGCACCAGCAACAAATCGATCGAGTTTCACAAATTCAACCTTCCCTGGATATTAAACGGCACAACAGAACCATGA